In Gracilimonas sp., a single window of DNA contains:
- the der gene encoding ribosome biogenesis GTPase Der: MLPVVSIVGRPNVGKSTFFNRLLGKRKAIVHDEYGVTRDRHYGETFWNGRDFSVIDTGGYLPDDMNVMTVGIREQVHIALEESDVILFVVDVETGINTLDKSVASLLREQDKPVIVVVNKADNEERRLNASEFYELGFEDLYPISSISGMGTGDLLDKVTEYLPSESEPEPEIETPKLAFIGRPNVGKSSLFNALLKDERAIVTNIAGTTRDSLNSHLNYDGRDYILVDTAGLRKRTKVKENIEFYSTVRTEKAIRECDVAILLVDAMQGFDAQDKRVLREAEKFNKGLIIVLNKWDLVPEKDTNTVRDFEEYIYTSVPQLSYVPIITISALNKQRVHKVIDLAQVVIDERKKEISTSDFNDFIDQMLGEKPLPMKRGRQLKITYATQVKSNPPVFKFFMNSPHDLPPNYRKYIENKIRQRFGFIGVPITMVFRQK, encoded by the coding sequence ATGCTTCCAGTAGTTTCAATTGTAGGACGGCCTAATGTTGGTAAATCCACCTTTTTTAATCGCTTGCTTGGTAAAAGAAAAGCCATTGTTCATGATGAGTATGGGGTAACCCGTGATCGGCACTATGGAGAAACATTTTGGAACGGGCGCGATTTTAGCGTAATCGATACCGGAGGGTACCTGCCTGACGACATGAATGTAATGACAGTTGGTATCAGGGAGCAAGTGCACATAGCTTTAGAAGAATCAGATGTCATTCTTTTTGTGGTTGATGTTGAAACCGGCATTAATACCTTAGACAAGTCGGTTGCCTCACTTTTACGTGAACAGGATAAGCCTGTGATTGTAGTTGTGAACAAAGCTGATAATGAGGAACGAAGGTTAAACGCAAGTGAATTTTACGAGCTTGGATTTGAAGACTTGTATCCGATCTCATCTATAAGTGGTATGGGAACCGGCGATTTATTGGATAAAGTGACGGAGTATTTACCTAGTGAATCGGAGCCTGAACCTGAAATCGAAACTCCTAAATTAGCCTTTATAGGACGGCCAAATGTTGGAAAAAGCAGTCTTTTTAATGCCTTGTTAAAAGATGAGCGGGCTATTGTAACAAACATTGCCGGAACTACGAGAGATTCCCTTAACAGTCACCTAAATTATGATGGAAGGGATTATATACTGGTTGATACTGCAGGATTACGGAAAAGAACCAAAGTAAAGGAGAATATTGAATTCTACAGTACAGTTCGTACTGAAAAAGCTATACGGGAATGTGACGTAGCCATTTTACTGGTTGATGCTATGCAAGGATTTGATGCTCAGGATAAACGCGTGCTGCGAGAAGCAGAAAAATTTAATAAGGGCCTAATCATAGTTCTTAATAAATGGGATTTAGTTCCTGAAAAAGACACCAATACTGTCCGTGATTTTGAGGAATATATATATACATCCGTTCCACAGCTTTCTTATGTGCCGATAATTACAATTTCAGCACTTAACAAACAGCGAGTACATAAAGTAATCGATTTAGCCCAGGTGGTTATTGACGAACGTAAAAAAGAGATTTCAACATCAGACTTCAATGATTTTATAGATCAAATGCTAGGAGAAAAGCCTTTACCAATGAAAAGGGGGAGGCAGCTAAAAATTACTTATGCAACACAAGTTAAAAGCAATCCACCGGTTTTTAAATTCTTCATGAATAGCCCGCACGATTTACCGCCGAACTATCGTAAATACATTGAAAACAAAATAAGACAGCGCTTTGGGTTTATAGGCGTTCCAATCACGATGGTTTTCCGTCAAAAATAA
- a CDS encoding ATP-dependent helicase → MKKFILQKEEPRKRPGDYSIPYADLLNEEQLKAVFHERGPALVVAGAGTGKTRTLVHRVARLVESGVNPSNVLLLTFTRRAAKEMLSRASNILDERCKQVQGGTFHFYCSMLLHRYSNAIGYPSTFTIVDTSDALEVIQFVRTQLNLHKKKKRFPNKNTLLNMISTSKNKHLDLRIVLQEEYPQFLEQEDKIIQVAEGYQDYKEKNFVMDFDDLLIKTRDLLAENEDIRVKVAAGNQYVMVDEFQDTNKLQAELTELFSSVHGNIMVVGDDAQSIYSFRGADHQNIMDFPERFKGTNLIKLEENYRSTPQILDVANNLLKQANFKFDKELYSNNEEGELPALVQSSSEHDQSRFITQAVLQLREQGVELNEMAVLFRNGRDSFDLEVELNRKNIPFVKYGGQKFTEAAHIKDVLAHVRVLVNPMDTIAWNRVLMLLDGIGPKTAQDLFEWIRLAKNPYQLDLSDTTSKSYIDQLKELSKLLIDIKKNDHSVSKVIELIVGYYRDFCKDRYDDYPKRLKDLEAFSNVSESFTSLPKMLEELALDPITATAIDTEQKTKEEAPLILSTIHSAKGLEWKHVFIIQCLDGIIPSAYSIEDEEQLDEELRLLYVAATRAEEMLYFSYPILAQSAYGDYFTQPSRFIKEMNVELVEEWKLIEEELQQLDEGEQRQLPE, encoded by the coding sequence ATGAAAAAATTTATTCTGCAGAAAGAAGAACCCCGAAAACGACCGGGCGACTATTCGATACCTTATGCCGATTTACTTAATGAAGAGCAATTAAAAGCAGTTTTTCATGAACGAGGACCGGCCTTGGTAGTGGCGGGAGCCGGGACCGGAAAGACCCGCACATTAGTGCACCGGGTAGCGCGGTTGGTTGAAAGCGGAGTCAATCCTTCTAATGTCTTATTGCTCACTTTCACACGGAGGGCAGCCAAGGAAATGCTCAGCCGTGCCAGTAATATTTTGGACGAGCGCTGCAAGCAGGTTCAGGGGGGTACCTTTCATTTCTACTGTAGTATGCTGCTGCATCGCTATTCAAATGCTATTGGTTATCCATCCACTTTTACCATTGTTGATACTTCCGATGCCCTGGAGGTTATTCAGTTTGTGCGGACACAACTCAATCTTCACAAAAAAAAGAAACGTTTTCCGAATAAAAATACCCTGCTTAATATGATCAGCACGTCCAAGAATAAACACCTGGATCTTCGAATCGTTTTACAGGAGGAGTACCCGCAGTTTCTGGAGCAGGAAGATAAAATCATACAAGTAGCAGAGGGGTACCAAGATTATAAGGAAAAGAATTTTGTAATGGATTTTGATGATCTGCTGATCAAAACAAGAGATTTATTGGCTGAAAATGAAGATATTCGGGTCAAAGTTGCCGCAGGGAATCAATATGTTATGGTAGATGAGTTTCAGGACACGAATAAGCTTCAGGCAGAATTGACTGAATTGTTTTCAAGTGTACACGGAAATATCATGGTTGTTGGGGATGATGCTCAGAGCATCTATTCTTTCCGAGGGGCTGATCACCAAAATATCATGGATTTTCCGGAGCGGTTTAAAGGGACGAATCTAATCAAACTGGAAGAGAATTATCGATCCACACCTCAGATTCTTGATGTAGCCAACAATTTGCTTAAGCAAGCCAATTTTAAGTTTGATAAGGAACTGTATTCCAACAATGAGGAAGGTGAATTACCGGCTCTTGTACAGTCTTCCAGCGAACATGATCAAAGCCGATTTATCACTCAGGCTGTTTTACAGCTTCGGGAGCAGGGGGTAGAATTGAATGAAATGGCGGTACTATTTCGTAATGGGCGTGATTCCTTTGACCTTGAAGTAGAGTTGAATCGCAAAAATATTCCTTTTGTTAAATATGGAGGACAAAAGTTTACAGAAGCGGCTCATATCAAAGATGTTTTGGCGCATGTTCGGGTTCTCGTCAATCCCATGGATACCATTGCCTGGAACAGAGTGCTGATGCTATTGGATGGCATTGGCCCTAAGACCGCTCAGGATCTTTTTGAATGGATCCGTCTGGCTAAGAATCCGTATCAGTTAGACCTATCTGATACCACGAGTAAATCCTATATCGATCAGCTAAAAGAACTCAGTAAGCTCTTGATAGATATCAAGAAAAATGATCATTCGGTCTCCAAAGTTATCGAGTTGATCGTGGGTTACTATCGGGATTTTTGCAAGGATAGGTATGATGACTACCCAAAGCGGCTTAAAGACTTAGAAGCTTTTAGTAATGTATCCGAAAGCTTTACATCCCTTCCTAAAATGCTGGAAGAGTTGGCGCTCGACCCAATCACTGCAACAGCGATAGATACCGAACAAAAAACCAAAGAGGAAGCTCCGTTGATCCTCAGTACCATTCATTCAGCAAAAGGATTAGAGTGGAAACATGTCTTCATTATACAGTGCCTGGATGGTATTATCCCCTCTGCTTATTCCATAGAAGATGAAGAGCAATTGGATGAAGAACTCAGGCTTTTATATGTAGCCGCCACAAGGGCAGAGGAGATGCTTTATTTTAGTTATCCTATACTTGCGCAATCGGCGTACGGCGATTACTTTACTCAGCCTTCACGCTTTATAAAAGAAATGAATGTGGAATTGGTAGAAGAGTGGAAGCTCATCGAGGAAGAGCTACAACAACTTGATGAAGGAGAACAAAGGCAACTTCCGGAGTAA
- a CDS encoding 2'-5' RNA ligase family protein has translation MKQILQPSLFEEDLEIRYLLIVINPPKVISEYVSGLKDEIVQTYGSFDSAFSIPHITVCNFPILEQRIEKILPQITERISMVNSFTLTVSGFSSFVNASKKTFFMRVIGNDLYNNLKSEFKAINKEIIKTKRFSMTHKPHITVAKSLNAELFRKINSQYGSDRYEMEFEVNSLTVLKYIWQEKKYHKIEEINLTN, from the coding sequence ATGAAACAAATACTACAGCCATCCCTTTTTGAAGAAGACTTAGAAATACGGTATTTATTAATCGTAATAAATCCGCCAAAAGTTATATCGGAATATGTTTCCGGTCTAAAAGACGAAATAGTTCAAACGTATGGTTCTTTTGATTCAGCATTTTCAATTCCGCATATAACCGTATGCAACTTCCCCATCTTGGAGCAAAGAATCGAAAAAATTCTTCCTCAGATTACAGAACGCATTTCTATGGTAAATTCATTTACATTAACGGTATCCGGATTCTCCTCTTTTGTTAATGCAAGCAAGAAAACTTTTTTCATGAGAGTTATTGGTAATGATTTATATAATAATTTGAAATCTGAATTTAAAGCTATTAATAAGGAGATTATAAAAACCAAAAGATTTAGCATGACACATAAACCTCATATCACAGTCGCAAAAAGTTTAAATGCTGAGCTGTTCAGAAAAATCAATTCCCAATACGGTTCAGATAGGTATGAAATGGAATTTGAGGTAAATAGCTTAACTGTTCTAAAATATATATGGCAGGAAAAGAAGTATCATAAAATAGAAGAGATAAATCTTACGAATTAG
- a CDS encoding thymidine kinase: MMNEPSLTPREFGWIEVVCGGMFSGKTEELIRRAKRAHIAGQHVVVVKPALDKRYSETEVVSHNETALPSILVDTADQIVLLTGNAKVVCIDEAQFFDDRVIEVANSLANDGKRVIIAGLDMDFEGNPFGPMPYLLAIAEYVTKLHAVCAESGSMAHYSQRVVEKEDQVLVGEYDAYEPRARHCFRPPVDRRRGRPIKPFFNPEAEKAPENTAEKTKEEFNSEKI, translated from the coding sequence ATGATGAACGAACCTTCTTTAACACCACGGGAATTTGGATGGATAGAAGTTGTCTGCGGCGGCATGTTCAGCGGTAAAACCGAAGAACTGATTCGCCGGGCAAAGCGAGCACATATTGCCGGGCAGCATGTAGTGGTGGTAAAGCCTGCACTCGATAAGCGATACAGTGAAACGGAAGTAGTTTCTCATAATGAAACCGCTCTCCCCAGTATTTTAGTGGATACAGCCGATCAGATTGTCCTTCTTACGGGTAACGCCAAAGTTGTATGTATAGATGAGGCTCAGTTTTTTGATGACCGGGTGATAGAAGTAGCTAATTCTCTTGCCAATGATGGAAAACGAGTCATTATTGCCGGGCTGGATATGGATTTTGAGGGTAACCCATTTGGGCCTATGCCCTACTTGCTTGCCATTGCAGAGTATGTAACAAAACTACATGCTGTATGTGCCGAAAGCGGAAGTATGGCGCATTATTCACAGCGCGTGGTAGAAAAAGAAGATCAGGTTTTGGTTGGTGAATATGATGCCTATGAACCCCGGGCCCGCCATTGTTTCCGCCCTCCTGTAGATCGCCGAAGAGGACGCCCCATCAAACCATTTTTTAACCCGGAGGCAGAAAAAGCTCCCGAAAACACGGCAGAAAAAACAAAAGAAGAATTCAACTCAGAAAAAATCTAA
- a CDS encoding nucleoside transporter C-terminal domain-containing protein, which produces MDILRGIIGMVAILGLAFIFSNNKRNVNWKLVGIGIGIQFILAIFILKADLLAGYWGPLGWPMLLFQEIAGFFVVVLNYTTEGASFIFGRLGQGPEHPDSLGVFFAFQVLPTIVFFASLTAILYHYGILQFVVKMVSKGMQKLLGTSGAETLSVVSNIFVGQTEAPLVIEPYIEKLTKSELMVVMTGGMATIAGGVLAAYVAMLGTPFAEANGLEIAVAQQLFAERLLGASLMAAPAALVIAKILYPEDGEPVTKGEVSMKVEKTDANGIDAAATGAGVGLKLALNVGAMLLAFIALLAMFNGILGWGSDFTGITALLGESLTIEMILGWVFAPLAWIIGVPWSDAVNMGSLLGTKIVLNEFVAYLKLAEEVSAANISPKTIAMATFALCGFANFSSIAIQIGGIGGLAPSRKSDLAKFGVKAVFAGTLANLMTATFAGMLF; this is translated from the coding sequence ATGGATATTTTACGTGGTATAATTGGGATGGTAGCCATACTTGGGCTCGCCTTTATTTTTAGCAATAATAAAAGAAATGTGAACTGGAAGTTGGTAGGGATTGGGATTGGCATTCAATTCATTCTCGCCATTTTCATTTTGAAAGCAGATCTGTTGGCGGGTTATTGGGGGCCACTTGGATGGCCAATGTTATTGTTTCAGGAAATAGCCGGCTTTTTTGTTGTAGTTTTAAACTATACTACTGAGGGGGCTTCTTTTATTTTTGGAAGATTAGGACAAGGCCCGGAACATCCGGATAGTCTGGGAGTATTTTTTGCATTTCAGGTACTTCCGACAATAGTATTTTTTGCTTCACTTACGGCAATTCTTTATCACTATGGCATACTTCAGTTTGTTGTGAAGATGGTTTCAAAAGGGATGCAAAAGTTATTGGGGACTTCAGGCGCTGAAACACTATCGGTAGTCTCTAATATATTTGTTGGCCAAACAGAAGCTCCCCTGGTGATTGAGCCCTACATCGAAAAACTAACCAAGTCTGAGCTTATGGTCGTGATGACCGGGGGGATGGCAACTATAGCCGGTGGAGTTTTAGCAGCTTATGTAGCCATGCTCGGAACACCTTTTGCGGAAGCCAATGGACTCGAGATAGCGGTTGCGCAACAATTATTTGCCGAACGCTTACTTGGAGCTAGTTTGATGGCTGCTCCTGCTGCTTTGGTAATCGCAAAAATATTGTATCCGGAAGATGGAGAGCCTGTGACTAAAGGTGAGGTATCGATGAAAGTTGAAAAAACAGATGCCAATGGGATTGATGCAGCGGCTACCGGTGCCGGCGTTGGCCTCAAACTGGCCTTAAATGTAGGTGCTATGTTATTAGCCTTCATTGCACTATTGGCGATGTTTAATGGCATTTTAGGTTGGGGCAGTGATTTTACAGGAATAACAGCATTATTAGGCGAAAGCCTTACCATCGAAATGATTTTGGGATGGGTATTTGCTCCTCTTGCCTGGATTATAGGAGTTCCCTGGTCTGATGCAGTTAATATGGGATCATTATTAGGTACTAAAATTGTATTGAATGAGTTTGTAGCCTACCTGAAGTTAGCAGAAGAGGTCAGTGCTGCTAATATTTCACCAAAAACAATTGCTATGGCCACTTTTGCTTTGTGTGGATTTGCCAATTTTTCATCTATTGCAATTCAAATTGGTGGCATTGGCGGCCTGGCTCCAAGCAGAAAATCTGATTTAGCCAAATTTGGAGTCAAAGCTGTTTTTGCAGGAACATTAGCTAACTTGATGACTGCTACTTTCGCAGGAATGCTTTTTTAA
- a CDS encoding peptidyl-prolyl cis-trans isomerase produces the protein MKKNIPIFVLAIMLAVSCKPDMNIKDTVLAEVGGQILTKEFAKSEIPPHIFSNDSTLAYSNFRDDWVRRQVILQEANRLNFSNRQDVQDKLQRLEEEFILQAVQDYIITEFENNLDVSEQEARNYYQQNKEKFTLEEQYVRYRHLIASSNADAESAKRELMQGIDWNTVAKKYSKHPDLKIRESERYWPISIAGGDISMLNRYLRIIGPSEISPTHRSGNEYHFVQLLDERPQGDHPDLDWLIVQIKEWLTLEKRKRAFNTYVKNLYLQAQANNEIKIYNVTTETNTAESDTVSLNQITNEE, from the coding sequence ATGAAAAAAAATATTCCCATATTTGTACTGGCAATCATGCTGGCTGTTTCCTGTAAACCAGACATGAATATAAAAGATACAGTGCTGGCAGAAGTTGGTGGCCAAATATTGACCAAAGAATTTGCAAAGTCTGAAATTCCACCGCATATCTTTAGCAACGATAGCACTTTAGCTTATTCTAATTTTCGTGACGACTGGGTACGCCGGCAAGTGATTTTACAAGAAGCTAATCGCCTTAATTTCTCAAACCGACAAGATGTACAGGATAAATTACAGCGGCTTGAGGAGGAGTTTATTCTTCAGGCAGTTCAGGATTATATTATAACTGAGTTTGAAAATAATTTAGATGTGAGCGAACAAGAGGCGCGAAATTATTATCAACAAAACAAAGAAAAATTTACTCTCGAAGAACAGTATGTTCGTTATCGGCATTTAATCGCTTCCAGTAATGCAGATGCAGAAAGTGCCAAACGCGAATTGATGCAGGGAATTGATTGGAATACTGTAGCGAAAAAATATTCAAAACATCCTGATTTAAAAATACGCGAATCTGAAAGATATTGGCCTATTTCAATTGCTGGTGGCGATATTTCGATGTTAAATCGTTATTTAAGGATTATTGGGCCGTCAGAAATCTCTCCAACCCACAGGTCAGGCAATGAATATCACTTTGTGCAGTTATTAGATGAGCGCCCTCAAGGCGATCACCCGGATTTAGACTGGCTGATCGTACAAATTAAAGAATGGCTGACTTTGGAAAAGCGTAAAAGAGCATTCAACACATACGTCAAGAATCTTTATCTTCAGGCACAAGCTAACAACGAAATTAAAATTTATAACGTTACAACCGAAACGAATACCGCAGAAAGCGATACGGTTTCATTGAATCAAATTACTAATGAAGAATAA
- a CDS encoding peptidylprolyl isomerase yields the protein MKNNLLFTPLLFLSVLFTSNIQAQNAPQLADQIVAHVNENIILKSDVDQRVADYLRQAQVSGQEIEFSRGLWFNFLESIVDNYVLLEKAEIDSITVSDEEVNMQMDQRIRQLTAQAGSEQALEQAFGKPIIQLKADFREDFKEQMLSNRVQQQKTQSINITRPEVEEFFNDIPADSLPTIPEQVSLSQIVMLPPAKGDAKQAAYEFAQQLRDSIVVHGKSIEELARRYSDDKGSGQNGGLLPLMSLDELVSEYSAAASALQPGGISKVVETQFGFHIIRLNRRVGDRIETNHILITVDSNELDEEYAINRLNSIRDSILTNPDVKFANVARQVSEDPATANYGGKIFDPQTGERLIPLNRLDPAMYRIVLLMDEEGAISEPKSFTLENQNKKAFRIVRLDKQIPEHVASLEQDYERIKRIALQQKQSRVIQEWMQDLRDEVYIEYKIDVPWKENNL from the coding sequence ATGAAGAATAACTTACTTTTTACTCCCCTCCTCTTTTTATCTGTACTTTTTACCTCTAATATTCAAGCTCAAAATGCTCCTCAATTAGCAGATCAAATAGTAGCACATGTAAATGAAAATATAATCCTTAAGTCTGATGTTGATCAAAGAGTGGCTGATTATTTGCGTCAGGCACAAGTATCCGGTCAAGAAATTGAGTTTAGCAGAGGATTATGGTTCAATTTTCTTGAATCAATTGTGGATAACTATGTGCTCTTGGAAAAAGCTGAAATTGACTCCATTACTGTTTCTGACGAGGAAGTAAACATGCAAATGGATCAGCGGATTAGACAGTTAACAGCCCAGGCGGGAAGTGAGCAGGCACTTGAACAGGCTTTCGGTAAACCCATCATTCAACTTAAGGCTGATTTTCGTGAAGATTTTAAAGAGCAAATGCTTTCCAACCGGGTTCAGCAGCAAAAAACCCAATCAATTAACATTACTCGTCCGGAAGTAGAAGAATTCTTTAATGACATCCCAGCCGACTCGCTTCCAACTATTCCGGAGCAGGTTTCTCTTTCTCAAATTGTGATGTTGCCGCCGGCTAAAGGAGATGCTAAGCAAGCAGCTTACGAATTTGCTCAACAACTGCGCGATTCTATTGTTGTGCACGGTAAATCTATTGAAGAACTTGCTCGCCGGTACAGCGATGACAAAGGTTCAGGGCAAAATGGAGGACTCTTGCCACTGATGTCATTGGATGAACTTGTATCTGAATATTCAGCAGCAGCTTCAGCTCTTCAACCTGGTGGGATTTCCAAAGTTGTAGAAACTCAATTTGGTTTCCATATCATTAGGCTCAATCGACGTGTTGGAGATCGAATTGAAACCAACCACATCTTGATCACCGTTGACTCAAATGAACTGGATGAGGAATATGCAATTAACAGATTAAATAGTATTCGTGACAGCATATTAACTAATCCGGATGTTAAATTTGCTAATGTAGCCCGACAAGTAAGTGAAGATCCGGCTACGGCCAATTATGGCGGTAAAATATTTGATCCTCAAACCGGAGAACGTCTCATTCCTTTAAACCGTCTGGACCCGGCAATGTATCGCATCGTACTTTTAATGGATGAGGAAGGCGCAATATCTGAACCCAAGTCATTTACTCTTGAAAATCAAAACAAAAAAGCATTTCGGATTGTAAGACTTGACAAGCAAATACCAGAGCATGTTGCCAGCCTGGAACAAGATTATGAACGAATTAAAAGGATTGCTTTGCAGCAAAAACAATCCAGGGTAATACAAGAATGGATGCAAGACTTAAGGGACGAAGTTTATATTGAATATAAAATTGATGTACCCTGGAAGGAGAATAATTTATGA
- a CDS encoding MoxR family ATPase yields MKAEVKDSVKLADEFYTVFHQIKAEIHKVVIGQDDIIDLLLISLFSRGHCVLVGVPGLAKTLLIRTLAESLNLTFNRIQFTPDLMPGDITGTEVIEENKDSGRKEFTFIKGPVFANIVLADEINRTPPKTQAALLEGMQEYHVTTGGKTYILDTPFFVLATQNPIEQEGTYPLPEAQLDRFMFNVWVDYPSLEEEKEIVSKTTAHQDVLIEALVTKEKIKELQNLVREVPVPENVLDYAVELVSKTRPGTDIAPEFVNKYMSWGAGPRASQYLILGGKARALSQGRYNVTVDDIKELAIPVLRHRIVNNYAAEAEGYTTVKLINMLIDEA; encoded by the coding sequence ATGAAAGCGGAGGTAAAAGATTCGGTAAAGCTGGCAGATGAATTTTACACGGTATTTCATCAAATAAAGGCTGAAATTCATAAAGTAGTTATAGGTCAGGATGATATTATTGACCTTTTGTTGATCAGTTTATTTTCCAGGGGGCACTGTGTGCTTGTAGGAGTTCCCGGATTAGCTAAAACTTTATTGATTCGTACCCTCGCAGAATCTCTTAATCTGACTTTTAACCGAATTCAATTTACTCCGGATTTAATGCCGGGTGATATTACCGGAACCGAAGTTATTGAAGAAAACAAAGACTCAGGCCGTAAAGAGTTTACTTTTATAAAAGGACCTGTATTTGCAAATATCGTCCTAGCTGATGAAATAAACAGAACCCCTCCCAAAACCCAGGCAGCATTGCTTGAAGGAATGCAGGAATATCATGTAACCACCGGGGGTAAAACCTATATTTTAGACACTCCTTTCTTTGTTTTAGCTACTCAGAATCCTATTGAACAAGAAGGTACATATCCCCTGCCCGAAGCTCAGCTTGACCGGTTTATGTTTAACGTTTGGGTAGATTACCCTTCTCTTGAAGAAGAAAAAGAAATTGTAAGCAAAACAACAGCTCATCAAGATGTGCTAATTGAAGCATTGGTGACTAAAGAGAAAATTAAAGAGCTTCAAAATTTAGTACGGGAAGTGCCTGTACCGGAAAACGTTTTAGATTATGCGGTTGAACTGGTTTCTAAAACTCGTCCGGGAACTGATATAGCCCCGGAATTTGTAAATAAATATATGAGCTGGGGAGCCGGTCCAAGAGCCTCTCAGTATCTTATTTTAGGAGGAAAAGCACGAGCACTCTCTCAGGGGCGTTACAACGTTACCGTAGATGATATTAAAGAGTTGGCTATTCCGGTATTACGTCATCGTATTGTTAATAATTACGCAGCCGAAGCCGAAGGATACACTACCGTTAAGTTAATAAACATGCTTATCGACGAAGCCTAA